A window from Drosophila subobscura isolate 14011-0131.10 chromosome O, UCBerk_Dsub_1.0, whole genome shotgun sequence encodes these proteins:
- the LOC117897442 gene encoding uncharacterized protein LOC117897442, whose protein sequence is MSDRRYYFTSEQRYNTPGDVDNDCADDGLLYPRRDINNDNENDNDNGANADNEPDADKDDDSEFLQDVPYSSSSIDRSSVGSIPWADDAIKKNLLDWERVERMLSGEEVLPEQEPELRHEIADWQHKFPMLVGRKVRMRSLRHQSFDSQTRRDDESVDIDSISNLSLNSLDDEDIEDDGFRTPTAEPQHQQHHQQPRTYLRPTHNLVDILDRDLRVTSVSVKLLKRQRSQQQQPHQAQLPPKLSSAVPQSARLRMPPILNVLDTNRRFRGLLNNRSFVQLTQVQQQQQQAKSAALTHASSAERRQYHHHHAGNRSAWHMPMAASRFFSNNKNAIVLPALNLSRHRDYGRATAATTTATSSQTNSSGGGGHNSHSNSNSSSRTLHPFALPTNSSNTPSTGRSISAAVHHPRSEFASNSAFYIPYSASKFKAFK, encoded by the coding sequence ATGTCAGATAGACGTTACTATTTCACATCAGAGCAACGATACAACACCCCGGGCGACGTCGACAATGATTGTGCTGATGATGGGCTTTTGTATCCTCGCCGGGATATCAACAATGACAACgagaacgacaacgacaatggGGCCAATGCGGACAATGAGCCGGATGCGGACAAGGACGACGACTCGGAGTTCCTGCAGGACGTGCCCTACTCATCCAGCAGCATTGACCGCAGCTCTGTGGGCTCCATACCCTGGGCAGACGATGCCATCAAGAAGAACCTGCTGGACTGGGAGCGGGTGGAGCGCATGCTGAGCGGTGAGGAGGTGCTGCCGGAACAGGAGCCAGAGCTCAGGCACGAGATCGCCGACTGGCAGCACAAATTCCCCATGCTGGTGGGCCGCAAAGTGCGGATGCGGTCGCTGCGCCATCAGAGCTTCGACAGCCAAACGCGGCGTGACGATGAGTCTGTGGACATCGATTCCATTTCAAATCTCAGTCTGAACTCGCTGGACGATGAGGATATTGAGGACGATGGCTTTCGAACGCCCACAGCAgagccccagcaccagcagcaccaccaacagccTCGGACTTATCTGCGGCCCACCCACAATCTGGTGGACATTCTGGATCGTGATCTGCGTGTCACTTCAGTGTCGGTAAAGCTGCTCAAGCGACAGcgctcccagcagcagcagccgcaccaagCGCAGCTGCCCCCAAAACTTAGCTCTGCGGTGCCCCAGTCGGCACGCTTGAGGATGCCGCCCATATTAAACGTCCTGGACACGAATCGTCGATTTCGCGGTCTCCTCAACAACCGCAGTTTCGTGCAGCTAACACAggtccaacaacaacagcagcaggccaaatCGGCAGCCCTTACCCATGCGAGCAGTGCCGAGCGAAGACAGTATCACCATCACCATGCGGGTAACCGCTCGGCCTGGCACATGCCGATGGCCGCGAGCCGATTCTTTTCGAACAACAAGAATGCCATTGTGCTGCCGGCACTGAATCTGAGCCGGCACAGGGACTACGGCAGAGCAACAGCCGCCACCACAACGGCCACATCCAGCCAGACCAATTCaagcggtggcggtggccacAACagtcacagcaacagcaacagttccTCTCGCACCCTGCACCCATTCGCGCTGCCTACGAACTCGAGCAACACACCGTCGACGGGTCGCTCGATCTCGGCTGCAGTGCACCATCCTCGGTCGGAGTTTGCCTCCAACAGTGCCTTCTACATACCGTACAGTGCCTCGAAATTCAAAGCCTTCAAGTAA